One genomic region from Deltaproteobacteria bacterium encodes:
- a CDS encoding ergothioneine biosynthesis protein EgtB → MAATVARYGLETVRTFTDPTKAFALLLLRKRGRSALAEGRQRSAWTHLATARARTLELIDPLDDADLVRQVSPLLSPVVWDLGHVANFEEQWSIRALDPAVPADFVRDRIYDPIANPRPTRKHLPLGNRAACLAYLHEVRQRARQRLAQLDLDASDPLLADGYIYKLIAQHEAQHSETILQAVQLMEGLVYEPARRREPPAAVVPVDPESAVIPAGPFVMGTDDRGFAYDNERPAHAVDVPRFRLDLAPVTNGQYLAFMLDGGYRRRELWTDDAWLWLQGARAAHPAQWVRNADGTWSERAFGRTAPLVPDRPVVHVSWHEAAAYARWAGKRLPTEAEWEKAAAWDLEKRVARRYPWGDLSPTDDHANLEQQTFAPAAVGAYPRGRSFFGCHQMIGDVWEWTASDFAPYPGFEAFPYREYSEVHFGRGYKVLRGGSWATRPIAIRNTFRNWDLPERRQIFAGFRCAADA, encoded by the coding sequence ATGGCGGCCACCGTCGCGCGCTACGGCCTCGAGACCGTGCGCACCTTCACGGATCCGACCAAGGCCTTCGCGCTCCTGCTCCTGCGCAAGCGCGGCCGGAGCGCGCTCGCCGAGGGCCGCCAACGCTCGGCCTGGACGCATCTCGCGACGGCGCGGGCGCGGACGCTCGAGCTGATTGATCCGCTCGACGACGCCGACCTCGTGCGCCAGGTGAGCCCGCTGCTCAGCCCCGTCGTCTGGGACCTCGGGCACGTCGCCAACTTCGAGGAGCAGTGGTCGATCCGGGCGCTCGACCCGGCCGTGCCCGCCGACTTCGTGCGCGACCGCATCTACGACCCCATCGCCAACCCGCGGCCGACCCGGAAGCACCTGCCCCTCGGCAACCGCGCGGCATGCCTGGCCTACCTGCACGAGGTCCGCCAGCGCGCCCGCCAGCGGCTCGCACAGCTCGACCTCGACGCCAGCGACCCGCTGCTGGCCGACGGCTACATCTACAAGCTGATCGCGCAGCACGAGGCGCAGCACAGCGAGACGATCCTGCAGGCCGTCCAGCTGATGGAGGGCCTCGTCTACGAGCCCGCGCGGCGGCGCGAGCCGCCCGCCGCGGTCGTGCCGGTCGACCCCGAGTCGGCCGTCATCCCCGCCGGCCCGTTCGTGATGGGAACCGACGACCGCGGCTTCGCCTACGACAACGAGCGGCCGGCGCATGCCGTCGACGTGCCACGCTTCCGGCTGGACCTGGCGCCCGTGACCAACGGCCAGTACCTGGCGTTCATGCTCGACGGCGGCTACCGGCGGCGCGAGCTGTGGACCGATGACGCCTGGCTCTGGCTCCAGGGGGCGCGCGCCGCTCACCCGGCGCAGTGGGTCCGGAACGCCGACGGCACCTGGAGCGAGCGCGCCTTCGGCCGCACCGCGCCGCTCGTGCCCGACCGGCCCGTCGTCCACGTGTCCTGGCACGAGGCGGCGGCGTACGCGCGCTGGGCGGGGAAGCGACTGCCGACCGAGGCCGAGTGGGAGAAGGCTGCGGCGTGGGATCTGGAGAAGCGCGTGGCACGCCGCTACCCCTGGGGCGACCTGTCGCCGACCGACGACCACGCGAACCTCGAACAGCAGACGTTCGCACCGGCGGCGGTCGGCGCCTACCCGCGCGGGCGGAGCTTCTTCGGCTGCCATCAGATGATCGGCGACGTGTGGGAGTGGACGGCCAGCGACTTCGCGCCCTACCCCGGCTTCGAGGCCTTCCCGTACCGCGAGTACTCCGAGGTGCACTTCGGCCGCGGCTACAAGGTGCTGCGCGGCGGCTCGTGGGCGACGCGGCCGATCGCCATCCGCAACACCTTCCGCAACTGGGACCTCCCCGAGCGGCGACAGATCTTCGCCGGCTTCCGCTGTGCTGCCGACGCCTGA